The Misgurnus anguillicaudatus chromosome 21, ASM2758022v2, whole genome shotgun sequence genome includes a window with the following:
- the bmal1b gene encoding basic helix-loop-helix ARNT like 1b isoform X3 yields MCFPAFSIAELLRAASGDGEVRVAVVNLCDDLMADQRMDISSTMNEFLSADSTDLICSSMGLDYNRKRKSSSTDFDIDGFSFEDCVDDQGRMKNAREAHSQIEKRRRDKMNSFIDELASLVPTCNAMSRKLDKLTVLRMAVQHMKTLRGAANPYTEANYKPAFLSDDELKDLILRAADGFLFVVGCDRGKILFVSESVDKILNYSQNDLIGQSLFDYLHPKDIAKVKEQLSSSDTVPRERLIDAKTGLPVRADITLGPSRPRSGSRRSFFCRMKCNRPLVKMEDKDFASTCSKKKVDRKSFCTIHSTGYLKSWPPTKMGLDEDNEPDNEGCNLSCLVAIGRLHSHIVSPPTNGDIRVKPTEFVSRHAIDGKFVFVDQRATAILAYLPQELLGTSFYEYFHQDDIGHLAECHRQELQMREKIKTNSYKFKIKDGSVITLRSCWFSFMNPWTKEVEYIVSTNTVVSSSSPEGSDPSYSRLTSSPQSMDSVITAGSGKRALQTVPGIPGGTRPGAGKIGRMIAEEVMEIQRIRGSSPSSCGSSPLNITNGTPPPDTSSPGSRKIANGGTPDIPSAGLMSSQDTIGYPYSNSSILSNNSHIGIGDIMDEPGSSSPSNDEAAMAIIMSLLEADAGLGGPVDFSDLPWPL; encoded by the exons AGCAGAATTGTTGCGGGCAGCCTCAGGAGATGGTGAAGTAAGAGTGGCCGTTGTCAATCTCTGTG ACGATCTGATGGCAGACCAAAGAATGGACATCTCCTCCACGATGAATGAGTTCCTGTCCGCCGATTCCACAGACCTGATTTGCAGCTCAATGGGTTTGGATTACAATCGCAAGAGAAAGAGCAGCTCCACTGACTTTGA CATTGATGGATTTTCTTTTGA GGACTGTGTTGATGACCAGGGTCGGATGAAGAATGCAAG GGAAGCTCACAGTCAGATAGAGAAGAGACGCAGAGATAAGATGAACAGTTTTATTGATGAGCTGGCTTCTTTAGTGCCTACCTGCAACGCCATGTCACGTAAACTGGACAAACTCACTGTACTGCGCATGGCCGTCCAACATATGAAAACTTTAAGAG GTGCAGCGAACCCCTATACTGAAGCTAACTACAAGCCTGCCTTCTTATCAGATGATGAACTAAAGGACTTAATATTAAGA GCAGCTGATGGTTTTCTTTTCGTCGTGGGCTGTGATCGGGGAAAGATTCTGTTTGTCTCGGAGTCTGTAGACAAGATTTTGAATTACAGCCAG aACGATCTGATTGGCCAGAGTTTGTTTGACTATTTGCATCCTAAAGATATCGCGAAAGTGAAAGAGCAACTCTCCTCGTCTGACACGGTGCCACGTGAGAGACTCATCGATGCTAAGA CCGGGTTACCAGTTAGGGCAGACATCACCCTGGGCCCCTCTAGACCTCGCTCAGGGTCCCGCCGCTCCTTCTTCTGCAGAATGAAGTGCAACAGACCCCTTGTCAAAATGGAGGACAAAGACTTTGCCTCCACATGCTCCAAAAAGAAAG TCGATCGCAAAAGCTTCTGTACCATCCATAGCACGGGCTATCTGAAGAGCTGGCCGCCCACTAAAATGGGCTTAGATGAAGACAATGAACCTGATAATGAAGGCTGTAATCTTAGCTGCTTGGTGGCCATCGGCCGATTGCATTCTCACATTGTCTCTCCACCCACGAACGGAGACATCCGAGTGAAGCCCACTGAGTTTGTCTCACGCCATGCCATTGATGGGAAGTTTGTCTTTGTGGACCAAAG ggcTACGGCCATTCTTGCTTATCTACCTCAAGAGCTGCTGGGCACGTCGTTCTACGAATATTTTCACCAGGATGACATCGGACATCTTGCTGAATGTCACAGACAGG AACTCCAGATGAGAGAGAAGATCAAAACTAACAGTTACAAGTTCAAGATCAAAGATGGATCTGTCATAACTTTAAGAAGTTGTTGGTTCAGTTTCATGAACCCTTGGACCAAAGAAGTAGAATACATTGTTTCGACTAATACGGTTGTCTC GAGCAGTTCTCCTGAAGGTTCAGATCCTAGCTATTCTCGGCTTACTTCCTCCCCCCAGAGTATGGACAGTGTCATTACAGCTG GCTCAGGGAAGCGTGCTCTTCAGACTGTGCCAGGAATTCCTGGAGGCACGCGACCCGGGGCAGGAAAGATCGGCCGCATGATTGCTGAGGAGGTGATGGAGATCCAAAG GATAAGAGGCTCCTCTCCTTCTAGTTGTGGCTCAAGCCCCCTCAATATCACCAATGGCACACCTCCTCCTGACACATCCTCACCTGGAAGCAGGAAG ATCGCAAATGGTGGAACTCCAGACATTCCTTCTGCAGGACTGATGTCCAGCCAGGACACCATAGGATACCCTTACTCCAACAGCTCtattttaa GTAATAATTCGCACATCGGTATTGGTGATATCATGGATGAGCCGGGCTCCAGCAGTCCCAGCAACGATGAGGCTGCCATGGCGATCATTATGAGCCTGCTGGAGGCGGACGCGGGTCTAGGAGGACCAGTGGACTTTAGTGACCTGCCCTGGCCACTATAA
- the bmal1b gene encoding basic helix-loop-helix ARNT like 1b isoform X4, producing MADQRMDISSTMNEFLSADSTDLICSSMGLDYNRKRKSSSTDFDIDGFSFESEASWMRFLIPNLHHSQFPEIEWDCVDDQGRMKNAREAHSQIEKRRRDKMNSFIDELASLVPTCNAMSRKLDKLTVLRMAVQHMKTLRGAANPYTEANYKPAFLSDDELKDLILRAADGFLFVVGCDRGKILFVSESVDKILNYSQNDLIGQSLFDYLHPKDIAKVKEQLSSSDTVPRERLIDAKTGLPVRADITLGPSRPRSGSRRSFFCRMKCNRPLVKMEDKDFASTCSKKKVDRKSFCTIHSTGYLKSWPPTKMGLDEDNEPDNEGCNLSCLVAIGRLHSHIVSPPTNGDIRVKPTEFVSRHAIDGKFVFVDQRATAILAYLPQELLGTSFYEYFHQDDIGHLAECHRQELQMREKIKTNSYKFKIKDGSVITLRSCWFSFMNPWTKEVEYIVSTNTVVSSSSPEGSDPSYSRLTSSPQSMDSVITAGSGKRALQTVPGIPGGTRPGAGKIGRMIAEEVMEIQRIRGSSPSSCGSSPLNITNGTPPPDTSSPGSRKIANGGTPDIPSAGLMSSQDTIGYPYSNSSILSNNSHIGIGDIMDEPGSSSPSNDEAAMAIIMSLLEADAGLGGPVDFSDLPWPL from the exons ATGGCAGACCAAAGAATGGACATCTCCTCCACGATGAATGAGTTCCTGTCCGCCGATTCCACAGACCTGATTTGCAGCTCAATGGGTTTGGATTACAATCGCAAGAGAAAGAGCAGCTCCACTGACTTTGA CATTGATGGATTTTCTTTTGA ATCTGAAGCTTCATGGATGAGGTTCCTCATCCCAAACTTACATCACTCACAATTTCCTGAGATTGAATG GGACTGTGTTGATGACCAGGGTCGGATGAAGAATGCAAG GGAAGCTCACAGTCAGATAGAGAAGAGACGCAGAGATAAGATGAACAGTTTTATTGATGAGCTGGCTTCTTTAGTGCCTACCTGCAACGCCATGTCACGTAAACTGGACAAACTCACTGTACTGCGCATGGCCGTCCAACATATGAAAACTTTAAGAG GTGCAGCGAACCCCTATACTGAAGCTAACTACAAGCCTGCCTTCTTATCAGATGATGAACTAAAGGACTTAATATTAAGA GCAGCTGATGGTTTTCTTTTCGTCGTGGGCTGTGATCGGGGAAAGATTCTGTTTGTCTCGGAGTCTGTAGACAAGATTTTGAATTACAGCCAG aACGATCTGATTGGCCAGAGTTTGTTTGACTATTTGCATCCTAAAGATATCGCGAAAGTGAAAGAGCAACTCTCCTCGTCTGACACGGTGCCACGTGAGAGACTCATCGATGCTAAGA CCGGGTTACCAGTTAGGGCAGACATCACCCTGGGCCCCTCTAGACCTCGCTCAGGGTCCCGCCGCTCCTTCTTCTGCAGAATGAAGTGCAACAGACCCCTTGTCAAAATGGAGGACAAAGACTTTGCCTCCACATGCTCCAAAAAGAAAG TCGATCGCAAAAGCTTCTGTACCATCCATAGCACGGGCTATCTGAAGAGCTGGCCGCCCACTAAAATGGGCTTAGATGAAGACAATGAACCTGATAATGAAGGCTGTAATCTTAGCTGCTTGGTGGCCATCGGCCGATTGCATTCTCACATTGTCTCTCCACCCACGAACGGAGACATCCGAGTGAAGCCCACTGAGTTTGTCTCACGCCATGCCATTGATGGGAAGTTTGTCTTTGTGGACCAAAG ggcTACGGCCATTCTTGCTTATCTACCTCAAGAGCTGCTGGGCACGTCGTTCTACGAATATTTTCACCAGGATGACATCGGACATCTTGCTGAATGTCACAGACAGG AACTCCAGATGAGAGAGAAGATCAAAACTAACAGTTACAAGTTCAAGATCAAAGATGGATCTGTCATAACTTTAAGAAGTTGTTGGTTCAGTTTCATGAACCCTTGGACCAAAGAAGTAGAATACATTGTTTCGACTAATACGGTTGTCTC GAGCAGTTCTCCTGAAGGTTCAGATCCTAGCTATTCTCGGCTTACTTCCTCCCCCCAGAGTATGGACAGTGTCATTACAGCTG GCTCAGGGAAGCGTGCTCTTCAGACTGTGCCAGGAATTCCTGGAGGCACGCGACCCGGGGCAGGAAAGATCGGCCGCATGATTGCTGAGGAGGTGATGGAGATCCAAAG GATAAGAGGCTCCTCTCCTTCTAGTTGTGGCTCAAGCCCCCTCAATATCACCAATGGCACACCTCCTCCTGACACATCCTCACCTGGAAGCAGGAAG ATCGCAAATGGTGGAACTCCAGACATTCCTTCTGCAGGACTGATGTCCAGCCAGGACACCATAGGATACCCTTACTCCAACAGCTCtattttaa GTAATAATTCGCACATCGGTATTGGTGATATCATGGATGAGCCGGGCTCCAGCAGTCCCAGCAACGATGAGGCTGCCATGGCGATCATTATGAGCCTGCTGGAGGCGGACGCGGGTCTAGGAGGACCAGTGGACTTTAGTGACCTGCCCTGGCCACTATAA
- the bmal1b gene encoding basic helix-loop-helix ARNT like 1b isoform X1, which yields MCFPAFSIAELLRAASGDGEVRVAVVNLCDDLMADQRMDISSTMNEFLSADSTDLICSSMGLDYNRKRKSSSTDFDIDGFSFESEASWMRFLIPNLHHSQFPEIEWDCVDDQGRMKNAREAHSQIEKRRRDKMNSFIDELASLVPTCNAMSRKLDKLTVLRMAVQHMKTLRGAANPYTEANYKPAFLSDDELKDLILRAADGFLFVVGCDRGKILFVSESVDKILNYSQNDLIGQSLFDYLHPKDIAKVKEQLSSSDTVPRERLIDAKTGLPVRADITLGPSRPRSGSRRSFFCRMKCNRPLVKMEDKDFASTCSKKKVDRKSFCTIHSTGYLKSWPPTKMGLDEDNEPDNEGCNLSCLVAIGRLHSHIVSPPTNGDIRVKPTEFVSRHAIDGKFVFVDQRATAILAYLPQELLGTSFYEYFHQDDIGHLAECHRQELQMREKIKTNSYKFKIKDGSVITLRSCWFSFMNPWTKEVEYIVSTNTVVSSSSPEGSDPSYSRLTSSPQSMDSVITAGSGKRALQTVPGIPGGTRPGAGKIGRMIAEEVMEIQRIRGSSPSSCGSSPLNITNGTPPPDTSSPGSRKIANGGTPDIPSAGLMSSQDTIGYPYSNSSILSNNSHIGIGDIMDEPGSSSPSNDEAAMAIIMSLLEADAGLGGPVDFSDLPWPL from the exons AGCAGAATTGTTGCGGGCAGCCTCAGGAGATGGTGAAGTAAGAGTGGCCGTTGTCAATCTCTGTG ACGATCTGATGGCAGACCAAAGAATGGACATCTCCTCCACGATGAATGAGTTCCTGTCCGCCGATTCCACAGACCTGATTTGCAGCTCAATGGGTTTGGATTACAATCGCAAGAGAAAGAGCAGCTCCACTGACTTTGA CATTGATGGATTTTCTTTTGA ATCTGAAGCTTCATGGATGAGGTTCCTCATCCCAAACTTACATCACTCACAATTTCCTGAGATTGAATG GGACTGTGTTGATGACCAGGGTCGGATGAAGAATGCAAG GGAAGCTCACAGTCAGATAGAGAAGAGACGCAGAGATAAGATGAACAGTTTTATTGATGAGCTGGCTTCTTTAGTGCCTACCTGCAACGCCATGTCACGTAAACTGGACAAACTCACTGTACTGCGCATGGCCGTCCAACATATGAAAACTTTAAGAG GTGCAGCGAACCCCTATACTGAAGCTAACTACAAGCCTGCCTTCTTATCAGATGATGAACTAAAGGACTTAATATTAAGA GCAGCTGATGGTTTTCTTTTCGTCGTGGGCTGTGATCGGGGAAAGATTCTGTTTGTCTCGGAGTCTGTAGACAAGATTTTGAATTACAGCCAG aACGATCTGATTGGCCAGAGTTTGTTTGACTATTTGCATCCTAAAGATATCGCGAAAGTGAAAGAGCAACTCTCCTCGTCTGACACGGTGCCACGTGAGAGACTCATCGATGCTAAGA CCGGGTTACCAGTTAGGGCAGACATCACCCTGGGCCCCTCTAGACCTCGCTCAGGGTCCCGCCGCTCCTTCTTCTGCAGAATGAAGTGCAACAGACCCCTTGTCAAAATGGAGGACAAAGACTTTGCCTCCACATGCTCCAAAAAGAAAG TCGATCGCAAAAGCTTCTGTACCATCCATAGCACGGGCTATCTGAAGAGCTGGCCGCCCACTAAAATGGGCTTAGATGAAGACAATGAACCTGATAATGAAGGCTGTAATCTTAGCTGCTTGGTGGCCATCGGCCGATTGCATTCTCACATTGTCTCTCCACCCACGAACGGAGACATCCGAGTGAAGCCCACTGAGTTTGTCTCACGCCATGCCATTGATGGGAAGTTTGTCTTTGTGGACCAAAG ggcTACGGCCATTCTTGCTTATCTACCTCAAGAGCTGCTGGGCACGTCGTTCTACGAATATTTTCACCAGGATGACATCGGACATCTTGCTGAATGTCACAGACAGG AACTCCAGATGAGAGAGAAGATCAAAACTAACAGTTACAAGTTCAAGATCAAAGATGGATCTGTCATAACTTTAAGAAGTTGTTGGTTCAGTTTCATGAACCCTTGGACCAAAGAAGTAGAATACATTGTTTCGACTAATACGGTTGTCTC GAGCAGTTCTCCTGAAGGTTCAGATCCTAGCTATTCTCGGCTTACTTCCTCCCCCCAGAGTATGGACAGTGTCATTACAGCTG GCTCAGGGAAGCGTGCTCTTCAGACTGTGCCAGGAATTCCTGGAGGCACGCGACCCGGGGCAGGAAAGATCGGCCGCATGATTGCTGAGGAGGTGATGGAGATCCAAAG GATAAGAGGCTCCTCTCCTTCTAGTTGTGGCTCAAGCCCCCTCAATATCACCAATGGCACACCTCCTCCTGACACATCCTCACCTGGAAGCAGGAAG ATCGCAAATGGTGGAACTCCAGACATTCCTTCTGCAGGACTGATGTCCAGCCAGGACACCATAGGATACCCTTACTCCAACAGCTCtattttaa GTAATAATTCGCACATCGGTATTGGTGATATCATGGATGAGCCGGGCTCCAGCAGTCCCAGCAACGATGAGGCTGCCATGGCGATCATTATGAGCCTGCTGGAGGCGGACGCGGGTCTAGGAGGACCAGTGGACTTTAGTGACCTGCCCTGGCCACTATAA
- the bmal1b gene encoding basic helix-loop-helix ARNT like 1b isoform X2, with the protein MCFPAFSIAELLRAASGDGEVRVAVVNLCDDLMADQRMDISSTMNEFLSADSTDLICSSMGLDYNRKRKSSSTDFDIDGFSFESEASWMRFLIPNLHHSQFPEIEWDCVDDQGRMKNAREAHSQIEKRRRDKMNSFIDELASLVPTCNAMSRKLDKLTVLRMAVQHMKTLRANPYTEANYKPAFLSDDELKDLILRAADGFLFVVGCDRGKILFVSESVDKILNYSQNDLIGQSLFDYLHPKDIAKVKEQLSSSDTVPRERLIDAKTGLPVRADITLGPSRPRSGSRRSFFCRMKCNRPLVKMEDKDFASTCSKKKVDRKSFCTIHSTGYLKSWPPTKMGLDEDNEPDNEGCNLSCLVAIGRLHSHIVSPPTNGDIRVKPTEFVSRHAIDGKFVFVDQRATAILAYLPQELLGTSFYEYFHQDDIGHLAECHRQELQMREKIKTNSYKFKIKDGSVITLRSCWFSFMNPWTKEVEYIVSTNTVVSSSSPEGSDPSYSRLTSSPQSMDSVITAGSGKRALQTVPGIPGGTRPGAGKIGRMIAEEVMEIQRIRGSSPSSCGSSPLNITNGTPPPDTSSPGSRKIANGGTPDIPSAGLMSSQDTIGYPYSNSSILSNNSHIGIGDIMDEPGSSSPSNDEAAMAIIMSLLEADAGLGGPVDFSDLPWPL; encoded by the exons AGCAGAATTGTTGCGGGCAGCCTCAGGAGATGGTGAAGTAAGAGTGGCCGTTGTCAATCTCTGTG ACGATCTGATGGCAGACCAAAGAATGGACATCTCCTCCACGATGAATGAGTTCCTGTCCGCCGATTCCACAGACCTGATTTGCAGCTCAATGGGTTTGGATTACAATCGCAAGAGAAAGAGCAGCTCCACTGACTTTGA CATTGATGGATTTTCTTTTGA ATCTGAAGCTTCATGGATGAGGTTCCTCATCCCAAACTTACATCACTCACAATTTCCTGAGATTGAATG GGACTGTGTTGATGACCAGGGTCGGATGAAGAATGCAAG GGAAGCTCACAGTCAGATAGAGAAGAGACGCAGAGATAAGATGAACAGTTTTATTGATGAGCTGGCTTCTTTAGTGCCTACCTGCAACGCCATGTCACGTAAACTGGACAAACTCACTGTACTGCGCATGGCCGTCCAACATATGAAAACTTTAAGAG CGAACCCCTATACTGAAGCTAACTACAAGCCTGCCTTCTTATCAGATGATGAACTAAAGGACTTAATATTAAGA GCAGCTGATGGTTTTCTTTTCGTCGTGGGCTGTGATCGGGGAAAGATTCTGTTTGTCTCGGAGTCTGTAGACAAGATTTTGAATTACAGCCAG aACGATCTGATTGGCCAGAGTTTGTTTGACTATTTGCATCCTAAAGATATCGCGAAAGTGAAAGAGCAACTCTCCTCGTCTGACACGGTGCCACGTGAGAGACTCATCGATGCTAAGA CCGGGTTACCAGTTAGGGCAGACATCACCCTGGGCCCCTCTAGACCTCGCTCAGGGTCCCGCCGCTCCTTCTTCTGCAGAATGAAGTGCAACAGACCCCTTGTCAAAATGGAGGACAAAGACTTTGCCTCCACATGCTCCAAAAAGAAAG TCGATCGCAAAAGCTTCTGTACCATCCATAGCACGGGCTATCTGAAGAGCTGGCCGCCCACTAAAATGGGCTTAGATGAAGACAATGAACCTGATAATGAAGGCTGTAATCTTAGCTGCTTGGTGGCCATCGGCCGATTGCATTCTCACATTGTCTCTCCACCCACGAACGGAGACATCCGAGTGAAGCCCACTGAGTTTGTCTCACGCCATGCCATTGATGGGAAGTTTGTCTTTGTGGACCAAAG ggcTACGGCCATTCTTGCTTATCTACCTCAAGAGCTGCTGGGCACGTCGTTCTACGAATATTTTCACCAGGATGACATCGGACATCTTGCTGAATGTCACAGACAGG AACTCCAGATGAGAGAGAAGATCAAAACTAACAGTTACAAGTTCAAGATCAAAGATGGATCTGTCATAACTTTAAGAAGTTGTTGGTTCAGTTTCATGAACCCTTGGACCAAAGAAGTAGAATACATTGTTTCGACTAATACGGTTGTCTC GAGCAGTTCTCCTGAAGGTTCAGATCCTAGCTATTCTCGGCTTACTTCCTCCCCCCAGAGTATGGACAGTGTCATTACAGCTG GCTCAGGGAAGCGTGCTCTTCAGACTGTGCCAGGAATTCCTGGAGGCACGCGACCCGGGGCAGGAAAGATCGGCCGCATGATTGCTGAGGAGGTGATGGAGATCCAAAG GATAAGAGGCTCCTCTCCTTCTAGTTGTGGCTCAAGCCCCCTCAATATCACCAATGGCACACCTCCTCCTGACACATCCTCACCTGGAAGCAGGAAG ATCGCAAATGGTGGAACTCCAGACATTCCTTCTGCAGGACTGATGTCCAGCCAGGACACCATAGGATACCCTTACTCCAACAGCTCtattttaa GTAATAATTCGCACATCGGTATTGGTGATATCATGGATGAGCCGGGCTCCAGCAGTCCCAGCAACGATGAGGCTGCCATGGCGATCATTATGAGCCTGCTGGAGGCGGACGCGGGTCTAGGAGGACCAGTGGACTTTAGTGACCTGCCCTGGCCACTATAA